From one Cyanobacterium stanieri PCC 7202 genomic stretch:
- a CDS encoding extracellular solute-binding protein family 1 (PFAM: Bacterial extracellular solute-binding protein~COGs: COG1840 ABC-type Fe3+ transport system periplasmic component~InterPro IPR006311:IPR006059:IPR017909~KEGG: mar:MAE_56680 iron transport system substrate-binding protein~PFAM: extracellular solute-binding protein family 1~SPTR: Iron transport system substrate-binding protein) — translation MTNISRRKFLGVSAGATVATISLRELIKAGEASAQGQQINLYSSRHYNTDQRLYTDFERQTGIRVNLIEGNGDELFERIQSEGSNSPADIFMTVNAANLWRAQQAGLFSPVNSSTLTNLIPSYLRDPGNNWFAFSKRARVIMYNKENVNPDELSTYQDLTNPKWRGRLVMRTSNHVYNQSLTAGMITNYGAEAAEEWCRGVVANFLRPPQGNDRAQIEAVASGVAHVTCANTYYLGRYQESPDPNIRAVLDQVGVFFPDQDGPGTHINISGAGVLGNAPNRAGAIAFLEYLLSAPAQNYFAKGNTEYPVVEGVAIDPLLQSFGTFKEDASGVFQHGPNSAAAIRMMDRAGWA, via the coding sequence ATGACCAACATTAGCAGAAGAAAATTTTTAGGGGTAAGCGCAGGCGCCACAGTAGCCACCATATCCCTTCGGGAATTGATCAAGGCAGGGGAAGCCTCCGCCCAAGGGCAACAAATCAATCTTTACTCTTCCCGTCACTACAACACCGATCAAAGACTTTATACAGATTTTGAGCGACAAACAGGCATCAGAGTAAACCTCATCGAAGGTAATGGAGATGAATTGTTTGAAAGAATCCAAAGCGAAGGCAGTAATAGCCCAGCGGATATTTTTATGACCGTCAATGCGGCTAATTTGTGGAGGGCGCAACAGGCGGGATTATTTAGTCCAGTAAATTCATCCACCCTTACTAATCTTATTCCTAGCTATCTCCGAGATCCTGGTAATAACTGGTTTGCTTTTAGTAAAAGGGCAAGGGTGATTATGTACAACAAGGAAAATGTTAATCCTGATGAGCTTTCTACCTATCAAGATTTAACCAATCCCAAATGGAGAGGGCGTTTAGTCATGCGTACTTCTAACCATGTGTATAACCAATCTCTCACCGCTGGAATGATTACCAATTATGGGGCTGAGGCGGCCGAGGAATGGTGTCGTGGAGTGGTGGCTAATTTCTTACGTCCTCCCCAAGGAAATGATCGCGCTCAAATCGAGGCGGTGGCTTCTGGGGTTGCCCATGTAACCTGTGCCAATACCTACTATTTAGGACGTTATCAAGAATCTCCTGATCCTAATATTCGAGCGGTGTTAGATCAAGTAGGAGTATTTTTCCCTGATCAGGATGGACCAGGCACCCATATCAATATCAGTGGTGCAGGGGTTCTCGGAAATGCTCCTAACCGTGCCGGGGCGATCGCCTTTTTGGAGTATTTACTTAGCGCTCCTGCCCAAAACTATTTTGCCAAAGGTAATACGGAATATCCTGTAGTTGAAGGTGTCGCCATCGATCCCCTTTTACAGTCCTTTGGTACATTTAAAGAAGATGCTAGTGGAGTGTTTCAACATGGACCAAATTCTGCTGCTGCCATTAGAATGATGGACAGAGCAGGTTGGGCGTAA
- a CDS encoding small GTP-binding protein (PFAM: GTPase of unknown function; Domain of unknown function (DUF697)~TIGRFAM: small GTP-binding protein domain~COGs: COG1100 GTPase SAR1 and related small G protein~InterPro IPR005225:IPR002917~KEGG: cyc:PCC7424_1326 small GTP-binding protein~PFAM: GTP-binding protein HSR1-related~SPTR: Small GTP-binding protein;~TIGRFAM: small GTP-binding protein), translated as MRLSRLLTIVVGLSIIFGLMLWLVSALSRLYSEISWTSPLLANFLIFVLILLLIFFIVIFLYYFGIIPSDKTNPSNRGKSKRKRPLPALPAQKNEIASETIKAVKKQVAQIQDEVTQKALLEKSRQIEVNFSTGTLKVAVFGTGSAGKTSLVNALMGEMVGEIQASIGTTTEGVTHSLKIPSANREILITDTPGILEMGAPGEIREQLARELATEADLLLFVCDNDLRASEFKPLEALATIGKRSLLIFNKVDLYSEQEQEVILNNLQQRVAKFIPSNDVIKACANPQPVQFSADEIIQPEVEVSNVIKRLAAICRAEGDDLLADNILLQSQRLGEEARKLIAQQRTREADKIISRYQWIGAGVIACTPVPVVDMLAAAAVNAQMVVEIGQVYGCEINSDRGRDLAVSLGKTLVSLGVVKGAVELVARALQLTLATYVVGKAIQGVSAAYLTRIAGKSFVEYFSHDQDWGDGGITEVVQRQFKLSRKDEFIKAFVQDAIARVIEPIKDTLEENFEEEDYQEESNAVYFDDDEWGESINNKSNDWW; from the coding sequence ATGCGCCTGTCTCGTCTTCTAACCATTGTTGTCGGTTTAAGTATTATTTTCGGCTTAATGCTGTGGTTAGTTAGTGCCTTGTCTCGGCTATATAGCGAGATTTCTTGGACAAGTCCATTATTAGCCAATTTTTTAATCTTCGTCCTCATCCTTTTATTAATATTCTTCATTGTTATATTCCTCTACTATTTCGGCATTATTCCTAGTGATAAAACCAATCCATCTAATAGAGGAAAAAGTAAAAGAAAACGCCCTTTACCTGCCCTCCCTGCCCAGAAAAACGAAATCGCCTCAGAAACCATCAAAGCAGTAAAAAAACAAGTTGCTCAAATTCAAGACGAAGTCACCCAAAAAGCCCTACTGGAAAAATCTCGACAAATTGAGGTTAACTTTAGCACAGGCACTCTAAAAGTAGCCGTATTTGGCACAGGTAGCGCGGGTAAAACCTCCCTTGTCAACGCCTTGATGGGGGAAATGGTGGGGGAAATTCAGGCGAGTATTGGCACCACCACCGAAGGGGTAACTCATTCTCTCAAAATTCCCTCTGCCAACCGAGAAATCTTGATTACCGATACCCCCGGTATTCTGGAAATGGGCGCCCCTGGAGAAATTCGAGAACAATTAGCCCGAGAGTTGGCAACGGAAGCAGATTTATTGTTATTTGTTTGTGACAATGATTTGAGGGCTTCGGAATTTAAACCTTTAGAGGCTTTGGCTACTATCGGTAAACGATCTTTATTAATCTTTAATAAAGTTGATTTATACTCAGAACAAGAACAAGAAGTTATTTTAAATAATTTGCAACAAAGGGTTGCTAAATTTATCCCCAGTAATGATGTCATCAAAGCCTGTGCTAATCCGCAACCTGTGCAATTTTCGGCGGATGAAATAATCCAACCAGAGGTGGAGGTATCTAATGTAATCAAGCGTTTGGCGGCCATCTGTCGAGCAGAGGGGGATGATTTATTGGCAGATAATATTTTATTACAATCCCAAAGGTTGGGAGAGGAGGCGAGAAAGTTAATTGCCCAACAGCGCACCCGGGAGGCGGATAAAATTATCAGTCGTTATCAATGGATTGGGGCGGGGGTAATTGCTTGTACTCCTGTGCCAGTGGTGGATATGTTGGCGGCGGCGGCGGTAAATGCTCAGATGGTGGTGGAAATTGGACAGGTTTATGGTTGTGAGATTAATAGCGATCGCGGCAGGGATTTGGCGGTATCTTTAGGTAAAACCTTAGTTAGTTTGGGGGTGGTCAAAGGTGCGGTGGAATTGGTGGCAAGGGCATTGCAGCTAACCCTGGCTACCTATGTGGTAGGCAAAGCTATTCAGGGAGTTAGTGCGGCTTATCTCACCCGTATTGCGGGTAAAAGTTTTGTGGAGTATTTTAGCCATGATCAAGATTGGGGAGATGGTGGTATCACAGAAGTAGTGCAACGACAATTTAAATTGAGTCGTAAGGATGAGTTTATCAAGGCTTTTGTCCAAGATGCGATCGCCCGAGTCATTGAACCGATAAAGGATACCCTCGAGGAAAATTTTGAGGAGGAAGACTATCAAGAGGAAAGTAATGCCGTTTATTTTGATGATGACGAGTGGGGAGAGAGTATTAATAACAAGAGCAATGACTGGTGGTAA
- a CDS encoding Auxin Efflux Carrier (PFAM: Membrane transport protein~COGs: COG0679 permease~InterPro IPR004776~KEGG: cyh:Cyan8802_1918 auxin efflux carrier~PFAM: Auxin Efflux Carrier~SPTR: Auxin Efflux Carrier) translates to MNIILSAVLPVGLIIIIGYIAGQKLNLDQLTLCKLSIYILAPALVADSLYRNTVSGRSVSLIIISYGLISLFIYGLIWLFSVFFDIEKNDRQSIFAVILCPNNGNMGLPITTFALGNEGLDRAIIYMIGSSIFLFGMLPAILSNKGIKRGVILTLQLPLIWAMFFGAMLNISRIQLPFNLGRSMELLGISAIPIALIILGMQLAQTKFIFTLREFLLALIKLIVAPTIALGTGKIIGLEGLDLQVLVLQTAMPTAINTLVMVKEFGGNATIVAQTIITSTVMSFITLPVVIWLIEYYR, encoded by the coding sequence ATGAATATAATTTTGTCGGCGGTTTTACCTGTAGGTTTAATAATCATTATCGGTTATATCGCAGGACAAAAACTGAATTTAGATCAATTAACTCTTTGTAAGTTGAGTATATACATTCTTGCCCCTGCCTTGGTAGCAGATAGTTTATATCGTAATACGGTATCGGGCAGGAGTGTATCATTAATTATTATCAGTTATGGGTTAATTTCTTTATTTATCTATGGTTTAATTTGGTTATTTAGTGTTTTTTTTGACATAGAAAAAAATGATCGACAAAGTATTTTTGCGGTGATTCTTTGCCCTAATAATGGCAATATGGGTTTACCCATAACGACTTTTGCTCTGGGTAATGAGGGCTTGGATAGGGCGATTATTTATATGATTGGCTCGAGCATTTTTTTGTTTGGTATGTTACCTGCTATTTTGAGCAATAAGGGGATCAAAAGAGGGGTTATTTTAACTTTACAACTTCCTCTAATTTGGGCAATGTTTTTTGGTGCTATGCTCAATATTTCTAGGATACAATTACCTTTTAATTTAGGAAGAAGTATGGAGTTGTTGGGAATTTCGGCGATTCCCATTGCTCTGATTATTTTAGGGATGCAGTTGGCACAAACAAAATTTATTTTTACGTTACGGGAATTTCTTTTAGCCCTCATTAAATTAATTGTTGCCCCGACGATCGCCCTTGGAACTGGTAAAATAATAGGATTAGAAGGATTAGACTTACAAGTATTGGTATTACAAACAGCAATGCCAACGGCAATAAATACCCTTGTGATGGTGAAAGAGTTTGGAGGTAATGCCACCATCGTCGCCCAAACAATTATCACTTCCACGGTGATGAGTTTTATTACTTTACCCGTGGTAATTTGGTTAATCGAATATTATAGATAA
- a CDS encoding peptidase M61 domain protein (PFAM: M61 glycyl aminopeptidase~COGs: COG3975 protease with the C-terminal PDZ domain~InterPro IPR001478:IPR007963~KEGG: cyh:Cyan8802_3297 peptidase M61 domain protein~PFAM: peptidase M61 domain protein~SMART: PDZ/DHR/GLGF domain protein~SPTR: Peptidase, M61 (Glycyl aminopeptidase) family protein) produces the protein MNIQQPDIYYQISMENPELHLFQMNLTISNWTEDILDIMMPVWTPGSYLVREYSKNLQEFSALDAKTNQSISWQKKSKNHWQIEAKNTKDIKISYKIYANELTVRTNHLDSTHGYFNGAALFFYIPEYQHIPHTVSIIPPHKDWQITTSLLKISHNTFCADCFDTLVDSPFEIGTQEIDSFVVSDKPHQWVTWGKGNLDKEKLIKDTKAIIEKEEELFGDLPYEDYFFLLHLSGSGFGGLEHKNCCVLNYPRFGFGKEDKYNRFLQLVAHEFFHLWNVKRIRPKELENFDYSQENYTASLWFCEGVTSYYDIFIPYRAKVYSRKTLFDLLSKDISQYLSIPGRHIQPLRESSFDAWIKLYRRDAYSNNNQISYYLKGQFIALFLDLIIRKNSQGQKSFDDVMRQMWQRFGIDEIGYTEEELKAVIEEVAGQDLTEFWDLYLNGTKELPFNEFLEPFGLKLEEKTNKNAHPYLGILIQKEGAIEKISFVDANSPAAKVGMEAGDELLAIDGFRVGADTIGDRLADYGEGDEVEVTIFHQDELKNLMVTLAKPRVTGYQLKVMNDLNDSQRELCDSLLENE, from the coding sequence ATGAATATCCAACAACCAGACATATATTATCAAATATCCATGGAGAATCCTGAATTACATCTATTTCAGATGAATCTAACCATCAGCAATTGGACAGAGGATATATTAGATATAATGATGCCCGTATGGACTCCCGGATCTTATTTAGTAAGGGAATATTCTAAAAATTTGCAGGAATTTTCTGCATTAGATGCCAAAACTAATCAATCAATTTCATGGCAAAAAAAATCTAAAAATCATTGGCAAATAGAAGCAAAAAACACCAAAGACATTAAAATTAGTTATAAAATATATGCCAATGAATTAACCGTTAGAACCAATCATTTAGATAGTACCCATGGCTATTTCAATGGTGCGGCTTTATTTTTCTATATTCCCGAATATCAACATATTCCCCATACCGTTTCCATTATTCCTCCCCACAAAGATTGGCAAATAACTACATCTTTACTCAAAATTAGTCATAATACCTTCTGTGCCGACTGTTTTGATACCCTTGTGGATAGCCCTTTTGAAATTGGTACTCAAGAAATTGATAGTTTTGTGGTGTCTGATAAACCTCATCAATGGGTAACTTGGGGTAAAGGTAATCTTGATAAAGAAAAACTGATCAAAGATACTAAGGCAATTATTGAAAAAGAAGAGGAATTATTTGGGGATTTACCGTACGAAGATTATTTCTTTCTCTTACATCTTTCTGGAAGTGGTTTTGGGGGTTTGGAGCATAAAAATTGTTGTGTTTTAAATTATCCTCGCTTTGGTTTTGGTAAGGAGGATAAATATAATCGATTTTTGCAGTTAGTCGCCCATGAATTTTTCCATCTTTGGAATGTAAAAAGAATTCGCCCCAAGGAATTGGAAAATTTTGATTATAGCCAAGAAAATTATACTGCCTCTCTGTGGTTTTGTGAGGGGGTAACTAGCTACTATGATATTTTTATTCCCTATCGTGCCAAGGTTTATTCTCGTAAGACTTTGTTTGATTTGTTGAGTAAGGATATTAGTCAATATCTATCCATTCCGGGCCGACATATTCAACCCTTAAGGGAGTCTAGCTTTGATGCTTGGATTAAGTTATATCGTCGTGATGCTTATAGTAATAATAATCAAATTTCTTATTACCTCAAAGGACAGTTTATTGCTTTATTTTTGGATTTAATTATTCGTAAAAATAGTCAAGGGCAGAAGTCTTTTGATGATGTGATGCGGCAAATGTGGCAACGTTTTGGCATTGACGAAATTGGCTACACTGAGGAGGAGTTAAAAGCTGTTATTGAGGAGGTAGCAGGACAAGATTTAACGGAGTTCTGGGATTTATATTTGAATGGTACGAAGGAGTTACCTTTTAATGAATTTTTAGAGCCTTTTGGATTGAAGTTGGAGGAGAAAACCAACAAAAATGCTCATCCTTATTTAGGTATTTTAATTCAAAAAGAGGGAGCTATAGAAAAAATTAGTTTTGTGGATGCTAATTCTCCTGCGGCCAAAGTAGGCATGGAGGCAGGGGATGAGTTGTTAGCCATTGATGGCTTTCGAGTTGGTGCAGATACCATTGGGGATAGATTGGCTGACTATGGCGAAGGGGATGAGGTTGAGGTGACGATTTTCCATCAGGATGAGTTGAAAAATTTGATGGTTACATTAGCTAAACCAAGGGTAACGGGTTATCAATTGAAGGTTATGAATGATTTAAATGATAGTCAGCGTGAGTTATGCGATAGTTTATTAGAAAATGAGTAA
- a CDS encoding putative transcriptional regulator, Crp/Fnr family (PFAM: Cyclic nucleotide-binding domain~COGs: COG0664 cAMP-binding protein - catabolite gene activator and regulatory subunit of cAMP-dependent protein kinase~InterPro IPR000595~KEGG: cyt:cce_1612 cyclic nucleotide-binding protein~PFAM: cyclic nucleotide-binding~SMART: cyclic nucleotide-binding~SPTR: Cyclic nucleotide-binding): protein METQEFAELFPLFHNLSDETLESVIKLLETKTYERGETIISQDDWGSCFYLISSGWIKVQRFYGGQPITIEIIGKGGFVGEIGILGNANFHSQVLSVSDVEMFTISAQRFIQVLFRDAQIQNRLLKSMVNKVIESQEYYRFHHQATKVRLVTILLSLADKYGQAIENGMEIYNFHLQDLADLALLSLEECVQNVSKLEHKNLVKIDNGSNTMLLPNIKQLHHIIGQLGNE from the coding sequence ATGGAGACGCAAGAATTTGCCGAACTTTTTCCCCTTTTTCATAATCTTAGTGATGAAACCCTCGAATCGGTAATTAAATTATTAGAAACCAAAACCTATGAAAGAGGAGAAACCATTATTTCTCAAGATGACTGGGGTAGCTGTTTTTATCTCATTTCTTCAGGCTGGATAAAAGTACAGCGCTTTTATGGAGGGCAACCCATAACCATCGAAATCATCGGTAAAGGTGGTTTTGTGGGTGAAATCGGCATTTTGGGCAATGCTAATTTTCATAGTCAAGTGTTAAGTGTTTCTGATGTGGAGATGTTTACCATTTCCGCCCAAAGATTTATCCAAGTATTATTCCGGGATGCTCAAATACAAAACCGTTTGCTAAAATCCATGGTCAATAAGGTAATAGAATCTCAAGAATATTACCGTTTTCATCATCAAGCTACCAAAGTTAGACTGGTTACTATTTTATTATCCCTTGCTGACAAGTATGGACAAGCCATAGAAAACGGTATGGAAATTTATAATTTTCATCTCCAAGATTTGGCAGATTTAGCTTTATTATCCCTCGAAGAATGTGTGCAAAATGTCAGTAAACTAGAACATAAAAATTTAGTCAAAATCGATAACGGCTCTAATACCATGCTACTCCCTAACATCAAACAACTGCATCATATTATTGGTCAATTGGGTAATGAATAA